A window of Terriglobales bacterium genomic DNA:
TGCTCCGATCGCCCGCGCCGCTTCTACGTATTCTCTCTCTTTGGTTGCTAATACCTGTGCACGCACCAGCCGCGCGTAACCTACCCACCCTCCAATGATCAGCGCGAGGATCAGGTTAACCAGCCCCGGCCCAAGAAACGCCACGAACGCGATCGCCAGCAGGAACCCGGGGAACGACAGAAACGCGTTCATCATAATGATGTTCACAAACCGGTCGATGCGGCCCCCATAGTATCCCGCGGTGCATCCCACCAATAAGCCGAGCAGCAGCGATCCGGCGACAACACTGGCTCCCACCAGCATGGAGATTCGCGCCCCGAAGATGATGCGCGACAGGATGTCACGCCCCAGTTCGTCCGTGCCCAGCCAGTGCCGCGTGGAAGGTCCCAAAAGCCTCGCCGGCAGCTCGATCTGCGATGGATCATAGGGCGCAATCCAGGGCGCAAAGAGCGCGAACATCACGAAGACCAGGATGAACAGAGCTCCCACCGTCGCCAGCGGGTTAAATCGGAGCGCACGCCAAAGTGCCTCGATCTGCCCGCGCGCCGGACCAGGCTCAATTGCTTGTGTAACCGATGCCATCGCGATCGGCCCCATCATAACCGAAGCCATTCTCGTGTACGATCATGCAAGCGCATCTTACCAATGAATAGTCGCGACCTCG
This region includes:
- a CDS encoding ABC transporter permease; protein product: MASVMMGPIAMASVTQAIEPGPARGQIEALWRALRFNPLATVGALFILVFVMFALFAPWIAPYDPSQIELPARLLGPSTRHWLGTDELGRDILSRIIFGARISMLVGASVVAGSLLLGLLVGCTAGYYGGRIDRFVNIIMMNAFLSFPGFLLAIAFVAFLGPGLVNLILALIIGGWVGYARLVRAQVLATKEREYVEAARAIGAGDFWIITRHILPNMIQPVIVQAAIGMAGAILAEATMSFLGLGVAPPTASWGSMLNDGRSHLFDAPHLVIFPAITVMLAVLSFNFIGDALRDYLDPRSRIEAGL